CGATCCGGGCGACGCCGTGCTGTCGGCGATTCGTGCCGCCGACGCTTTTCTGATCGTCCAGGGGCGGCAGCACATTGCGCTCGACCGGCCGGTGACGCGCATCGGTCGGCGCATGGACAACGACATCGTCCTCGACCTGGCATCGATCAGTCGTCAACATGCCCAAATACGCTGGCGGCAACGGTACTTCGTCCTCTACGACGTGAGCCGCCACGAGCAGACGGCAGTCAACGGCATCCCGATCCGGGAGCACGTTCTGCGCCCCGGCGACGTGATCGCCCTCAGTGACGTGATGCTCGTCTATGGCGAGGGGCGCGACAAACCGTTGGCCGAACTGTCGGCGGCCGTCGATGACGAACTGGACACGACAATGCTGAAGCCCTACGAATGACGACCCCCATTCTGCTGCTGTTGTTGCGAATCATCAGTGCCGTGCTGCTGCTGGCTTTCTTCGCGGCCGTCGGTTGGTATCTGCGGCAAGACCTGCGCGCCACACGTCGGGCGATGACCGGGCAAGGGCCAAGCCTGGGGGCGTTGCGCGTCATTGCCAACACAGGCGAACGTCCTCACCTCGACACACTCTATGAACTCTCGCCGATGACGACGCTCGGCCGCAACAGCCGCAACACCATCGTTCTCAACGAAGGTTACGTCTCCGGCGAACACGCTTTGTTGGCCTGGCGGGATTCACAATGGTGGCTGGAAGACCTCGGTAGCCGCAACGGCACGGTACTCAACGATGCGCCCCTGACCAATCCGACCGTGATTTCGGCTGGTGACGTGCTGACGATCGGCGGTGTGCAGTTAAAGTTGGAGCTTCCGGGGCGACGCGAGGGGGAAAACGAGAGCGGCATACGGGATTCGAACCCGTGATAACAGCTTGGGAAGCTGCTGTGATACCACTTCACCAATGCCGCCTACTGACAGGCATTATATGCTGTCCGGCGTGAAGTTGCAAGCAGTGAGGTCTTCTTACTGGGGCGGCCCGGATGGCGGCAGCGGTTGGGGCAAGCGGCGCGGCGGCGGCCGATTCTCAGTGGGGGTAGTCAGCGGCGGCCTGGCCGTTTGGGGAACGCTGCGCCGCCGGCTGCGGCGCAGCGATTGACCAGAGTAGACGACGGCGTAGTGAACACCGGCTGTCAGGCCGAGCAGCAACCACCACAGGAACCCGGGGCGCGCACCAAGAGCCACTGCATCGAAGATGCCGAATACCCAACCAGCCAGCAGTGAACCGGCCAGCCCGGCCATCAAGCCGTAGTAGGGGTGGCGTGCGGCGCGGCGCTGGTGCAGGCGACGGTATGTGCTCCACAATAATCCGGCGCTAATCCACCAGATAGCCACATAGCTGACCAAACCGGGTAGACCCAGGTCAAGCGCCGCTTGCAACAGGTGGTTGTGGGCGTGGCCCAGATCGACTTCGGCTGAGATGCTATACAGTGGGTAGAGGGCATGCACTACGCGGCGGAAGGCGTTGACTCCCATCCCCGTCAGGGGGAAGTCGGCAATGCCCAGCAAGGCCCGCGACCAAATCTCCAGCCGTCCGCTAAGCCCCACGGCGTCGCCCACAAGGTTTTGGTCCAAGCGATTGCCGACGTAAGCCCCCAGGGCGATTGCAGCGACCGCCAGTCCGATCGCCAGCACCAGACGCCAGCGGGGTGGAAGAAAGAGGGTTACGACCAGCAGAAGACCGGTGGCGCCGGCTAGCATCCCGCCGCGCGACAGCGTCGCCACGAGTATGAAGCCGGTGAAGAGCATGGCCGGCAGCAGCACCAGCAT
The DNA window shown above is from Nocardioides sp. and carries:
- a CDS encoding O-antigen ligase family protein, which gives rise to MRNIAQKLLQWEWLILVLLIPVTLLPFGIGSVGLLLIPLLWLVRKAATGLWITPTPYDLSIWLLLAMVGVSFAMLFDPLVSGPKIAGILLGIGLFYATAAAGRRNRGLWPIVGFVLLTGTLMAGVGLIGAEWQPPFEYLNQVRVRLPLPGGVPGTVGGMVNPNELAGTLSWVLPLMLACLLAGLRRPTPARLPAMLVLLPAMLFTGFILVATLSRGGMLAGATGLLLVVTLFLPPRWRLVLAIGLAVAAIALGAYVGNRLDQNLVGDAVGLSGRLEIWSRALLGIADFPLTGMGVNAFRRVVHALYPLYSISAEVDLGHAHNHLLQAALDLGLPGLVSYVAIWWISAGLLWSTYRRLHQRRAARHPYYGLMAGLAGSLLAGWVFGIFDAVALGARPGFLWWLLLGLTAGVHYAVVYSGQSLRRSRRRSVPQTARPPLTTPTENRPPPRRLPQPLPPSGPPQ
- a CDS encoding FHA domain-containing protein; this encodes MTTPILLLLLRIISAVLLLAFFAAVGWYLRQDLRATRRAMTGQGPSLGALRVIANTGERPHLDTLYELSPMTTLGRNSRNTIVLNEGYVSGEHALLAWRDSQWWLEDLGSRNGTVLNDAPLTNPTVISAGDVLTIGGVQLKLELPGRREGENESGIRDSNP
- a CDS encoding FHA domain-containing protein, which encodes DPGDAVLSAIRAADAFLIVQGRQHIALDRPVTRIGRRMDNDIVLDLASISRQHAQIRWRQRYFVLYDVSRHEQTAVNGIPIREHVLRPGDVIALSDVMLVYGEGRDKPLAELSAAVDDELDTTMLKPYE